The following coding sequences are from one Aethina tumida isolate Nest 87 chromosome 2, icAetTumi1.1, whole genome shotgun sequence window:
- the LOC109594240 gene encoding ras-GEF domain-containing family member 1B-like isoform X4 has product MKPVTTMRLSAEWRESYFLLFCHIVRCERESHLDPRSQFYSKANRALTTSREMDDPEIQETVESILGKGAKVLDCEKKSSIKEEEVLYINGIPVTLEGRDGLAIKQALVTGQVPPCDLLNTLLIKTGILKAPVKLDTSLSVKSTTVTKEEVTVSRAGKVVDERSRETKEQNFYTSAITEVFEPIKIIPTAELVNGQYANVKYENGSGKYYDNNGYETGSDDRKFGSCSSASSYESDVPAYKPKPCLSKDSGHLSNSMSTTKADFTPSSIDSLSSLDETDYVGDQFRKWSPYNGNGYSKEYLTPTIFGTVASDLTPKDCSNRRALVYRDGNLLSGPLEALIQHMVPTDVYYPDRTYLFAFLLSSRLFIKPHDLLAKIRALSETQQGLGNTLGGGQHAGQVRFAEYLVQLLAEWTEIFPYDFRDERVMQHIRTITQQCCAVNGGLRQNVSAMLHNLLQRLNALELYEKSIENQSSVVDENCTDISEVCPNPAILAQQLTHVELERLSFIGPEEFVQAFAKENPHLETSFKDMKKTQNLEQYVQWFNRLSYFVATQVCKYQKKKMRVRVVEYWIEVGRECFNIGNFNSLMAIIAGLNMSPISRLKKTWSKIHSGKFAILEHQMDPSSNFSSYRSTLKAAMWRSAGAVDQRQRIVIPFFSLLVKDLYFLNQGCSNKLPNGHINFEKFWQLAKQVTEFMAWKQVTCPFEKDAKIIFLLQHGPILNENALALASFECEPPENNQEKERCKNLKTEGTSN; this is encoded by the exons CTCGCGAGATGGACGATCCTGAGATTCAAGAAACGGTGGAGTCCATACTTGGCAAAGGGGCTAAAGTGCTGGACTGCGAGAAAAAGTCATCGATTAAAGAGGAAGAGGTGCTTTACATCAACGGGATACCGGTCACTTTGGAAGGCAGGGATGGCTTGGCTATTAAACAGGCATTGGTCACCGGCCAAGTGCCTCCCTGTGATTTACTCAACACATTGTTGATAAAAACAG GTATCCTCAAAGCCCCGGTGAAGTTGGACACATCACTCAGCGTTAAGTCCACAACCGTAACCAAAGAAGAAGTTACGGTATCCCGTGCGGGCAAGGTCGTGGACGAACGCAGCCGCGAGACCAAGGAGCAAAACTTCTACACCAGCGCCATCACCGAAGTTTTCGAACCGATAAAAATCATACCGACCGCCGAGCTGGTGAACGGCCAATATGCGAACGTCAAGTACGAGAACGGCTCGGGGAAGTACTACGACAACAACGGCTACGAAACGGGAAGTGACGATCGGAAGTTCGGCTCGTGCTCGAGCGCCTCGAGCTACGAGTCGGACGTGCCGGCCTACAAGCCAAAACCATGTTTGAGCAAGGACTCGGGTCATTTGAGCAATTCGATGTCGACCACAAAGGCGGACTTCACTCCGAGTTCCATTGACTCGCTGAGTTCCTTAGATGAGACTGACTATGTGGGCGATCAGTTCAGGAAGTGGTCGCCCTACAACGGTAACGGATACTCCAAAGAGTATTTGACG ccgACGATATTTGGGACTGTTGCTTCCGACCTCACACCGAAAGACTGTTCAAATCGAAGA GCCCTGGTTTACAGGGATGGCAACCTGCTTTCCGGTCCATTAGAGGCTCTCATCCAGCACATGGTACCAACAGACGTGTATTATCCAGACAGAACCTATTTATTCGCCTTTCTTCTGTCTTCAAGACTATTCATCAAACCGCACGATTTGTTAGCAAAAATAAGGGCGTTGAGTGAGACCCAACAAGGATTGGGAAATACTCTAGGGGGTGGCCAGCATGCCGGTCAGGTTCGGTTTGCGGAATATTTGGTACAGTTGTTGGCTGAATGGACAGAGATTTTTCCCTACGATTTTAG GGACGAACGAGTAATGCAACATATCCGTACCATAACGCAGCAATGCTGCGCAGTAAACGGTGGCCTGCGCCAAAACGTCTCGGCCATGCTCCATAACCTGCTCCAACGCCTCAACGCTCTCGAACTGTACGAGAAGTCTATCGAAAACCAGTCGTCGGTCGTTGATGAGAACTGCACAGACATTTCGGAGGTATGCCCCAATCCAGCGATTCTCGCGCAGCAGCTCACGCACGTAGAACTCGAACGGTTGTCGTTCATCGGGCCGGAAGAGTTCGTGCAGGCTTTTGCTAAGGAGAATCCGCACTTGGAGACGTCGTTCAAGGATATGAAAAAGACCCAAAATTTGGAACAGTACGTCCAGTGGTTTAATAGACTGAGCTACTTTGTAGCAACCCAAGTTTGTAAA TATCAAAAGAAAAAGATGCGCGTCCGTGTGGTAGAATATTGGATAGAAGTAGGACGGGAGTGCTTCAATATTGGTAACTTTAACAGCCTAATGGCGATTATAGCTGGACTAAATATGTCGCCTATTTCCAGACTGAAGAAAACG TGGAGCAAAATCCATTCAGGCAAGTTTGCTATTCTGGAGCATCAGATGGATCCCAGCAGTAATTTTAGCAGCTACAGGAGTACTTTGAAGGCGGCGATGTGGCGCAGTGCTGGAGCTGTAGACCAGCGGCAGAGAATTGTTATTCCTTTCTTCAGTTTGCTGGTGAAGGATCTGTATTTCCTTAATCAGGGTTGTTCAAACaa gtTGCCAAATGGTCACATAAACTTTGAGAAGTTTTGGCAATTGGCGAAACAGGTAACAGAGTTTATGGCTTGGAAACAAGTGACGTGTCCATTTGAAAAGGACgcaaagataatatttttgcttCAACATGGACCAATCTTGAATGAAAATGCTTTGGCTCTCGCGAGTTTTGAATGCGAACCGCCTGAGAACAACCAAGAGAAGGAGCGTTGTAAGAATCTCAAAACTGAAGGCACCTCCAATTAA
- the LOC109594240 gene encoding ras-GEF domain-containing family member 1B-like isoform X2, with the protein MKPVTTMRLSAEWRESYFLLFCHIVRCERESHLDPRSQFYSKANRALTTSREMDDPEIQETVESILGKGAKVLDCEKKSSIKEEEVLYINGIPVTLEGRDGLAIKQALVTGQVPPCDLLNTLLIKTGILKAPVKLDTSLSVKSTTVTKEEVTVSRAGKVVDERSRETKEQNFYTSAITEVFEPIKIIPTAELVNGQYANVKYENGSGKYYDNNGYETGSDDRKFGSCSSASSYESDVPAYKPKPCLSKDSGHLSNSMSTTKADFTPSSIDSLSSLDETDYVGDQFRKWSPYNGNGYSKEYLTPTIFGTVASDLTPKDCSNRRSLPQTPQTKNFSKIFNGESNQESSGDPGSQQDNALVYRDGNLLSGPLEALIQHMVPTDVYYPDRTYLFAFLLSSRLFIKPHDLLAKIRALSETQQGLGNTLGGGQHAGQVRFAEYLVQLLAEWTEIFPYDFRDERVMQHIRTITQQCCAVNGGLRQNVSAMLHNLLQRLNALELYEKSIENQSSVVDENCTDISEVCPNPAILAQQLTHVELERLSFIGPEEFVQAFAKENPHLETSFKDMKKTQNLEQYVQWFNRLSYFVATQVCKYQKKKMRVRVVEYWIEVGRECFNIGNFNSLMAIIAGLNMSPISRLKKTWSKIHSGKFAILEHQMDPSSNFSSYRSTLKAAMWRSAGAVDQRQRIVIPFFSLLVKDLYFLNQGCSNKLPNGHINFEKFWQLAKQVTEFMAWKQVTCPFEKDAKIIFLLQHGPILNENALALASFECEPPENNQEKERCKNLKTEGTSN; encoded by the exons CTCGCGAGATGGACGATCCTGAGATTCAAGAAACGGTGGAGTCCATACTTGGCAAAGGGGCTAAAGTGCTGGACTGCGAGAAAAAGTCATCGATTAAAGAGGAAGAGGTGCTTTACATCAACGGGATACCGGTCACTTTGGAAGGCAGGGATGGCTTGGCTATTAAACAGGCATTGGTCACCGGCCAAGTGCCTCCCTGTGATTTACTCAACACATTGTTGATAAAAACAG GTATCCTCAAAGCCCCGGTGAAGTTGGACACATCACTCAGCGTTAAGTCCACAACCGTAACCAAAGAAGAAGTTACGGTATCCCGTGCGGGCAAGGTCGTGGACGAACGCAGCCGCGAGACCAAGGAGCAAAACTTCTACACCAGCGCCATCACCGAAGTTTTCGAACCGATAAAAATCATACCGACCGCCGAGCTGGTGAACGGCCAATATGCGAACGTCAAGTACGAGAACGGCTCGGGGAAGTACTACGACAACAACGGCTACGAAACGGGAAGTGACGATCGGAAGTTCGGCTCGTGCTCGAGCGCCTCGAGCTACGAGTCGGACGTGCCGGCCTACAAGCCAAAACCATGTTTGAGCAAGGACTCGGGTCATTTGAGCAATTCGATGTCGACCACAAAGGCGGACTTCACTCCGAGTTCCATTGACTCGCTGAGTTCCTTAGATGAGACTGACTATGTGGGCGATCAGTTCAGGAAGTGGTCGCCCTACAACGGTAACGGATACTCCAAAGAGTATTTGACG ccgACGATATTTGGGACTGTTGCTTCCGACCTCACACCGAAAGACTGTTCAAATCGAAGA AGCTTACCACAAACgccacaaacaaaaaatttctcaaaaattttCAACGGAGAGTCAAACCAAGAGAGTTCCGGTGACCCAGGATCCCAACAGGATAAC GCCCTGGTTTACAGGGATGGCAACCTGCTTTCCGGTCCATTAGAGGCTCTCATCCAGCACATGGTACCAACAGACGTGTATTATCCAGACAGAACCTATTTATTCGCCTTTCTTCTGTCTTCAAGACTATTCATCAAACCGCACGATTTGTTAGCAAAAATAAGGGCGTTGAGTGAGACCCAACAAGGATTGGGAAATACTCTAGGGGGTGGCCAGCATGCCGGTCAGGTTCGGTTTGCGGAATATTTGGTACAGTTGTTGGCTGAATGGACAGAGATTTTTCCCTACGATTTTAG GGACGAACGAGTAATGCAACATATCCGTACCATAACGCAGCAATGCTGCGCAGTAAACGGTGGCCTGCGCCAAAACGTCTCGGCCATGCTCCATAACCTGCTCCAACGCCTCAACGCTCTCGAACTGTACGAGAAGTCTATCGAAAACCAGTCGTCGGTCGTTGATGAGAACTGCACAGACATTTCGGAGGTATGCCCCAATCCAGCGATTCTCGCGCAGCAGCTCACGCACGTAGAACTCGAACGGTTGTCGTTCATCGGGCCGGAAGAGTTCGTGCAGGCTTTTGCTAAGGAGAATCCGCACTTGGAGACGTCGTTCAAGGATATGAAAAAGACCCAAAATTTGGAACAGTACGTCCAGTGGTTTAATAGACTGAGCTACTTTGTAGCAACCCAAGTTTGTAAA TATCAAAAGAAAAAGATGCGCGTCCGTGTGGTAGAATATTGGATAGAAGTAGGACGGGAGTGCTTCAATATTGGTAACTTTAACAGCCTAATGGCGATTATAGCTGGACTAAATATGTCGCCTATTTCCAGACTGAAGAAAACG TGGAGCAAAATCCATTCAGGCAAGTTTGCTATTCTGGAGCATCAGATGGATCCCAGCAGTAATTTTAGCAGCTACAGGAGTACTTTGAAGGCGGCGATGTGGCGCAGTGCTGGAGCTGTAGACCAGCGGCAGAGAATTGTTATTCCTTTCTTCAGTTTGCTGGTGAAGGATCTGTATTTCCTTAATCAGGGTTGTTCAAACaa gtTGCCAAATGGTCACATAAACTTTGAGAAGTTTTGGCAATTGGCGAAACAGGTAACAGAGTTTATGGCTTGGAAACAAGTGACGTGTCCATTTGAAAAGGACgcaaagataatatttttgcttCAACATGGACCAATCTTGAATGAAAATGCTTTGGCTCTCGCGAGTTTTGAATGCGAACCGCCTGAGAACAACCAAGAGAAGGAGCGTTGTAAGAATCTCAAAACTGAAGGCACCTCCAATTAA
- the LOC109594240 gene encoding ras-GEF domain-containing family member 1B-like isoform X5 — protein sequence MDDPEIQETVESILGKGAKVLDCEKKSSIKEEEVLYINGIPVTLEGRDGLAIKQALVTGQVPPCDLLNTLLIKTGILKAPVKLDTSLSVKSTTVTKEEVTVSRAGKVVDERSRETKEQNFYTSAITEVFEPIKIIPTAELVNGQYANVKYENGSGKYYDNNGYETGSDDRKFGSCSSASSYESDVPAYKPKPCLSKDSGHLSNSMSTTKADFTPSSIDSLSSLDETDYVGDQFRKWSPYNGNGYSKEYLTPTIFGTVASDLTPKDCSNRRSLPQTPQTKNFSKIFNGESNQESSGDPGSQQDNALVYRDGNLLSGPLEALIQHMVPTDVYYPDRTYLFAFLLSSRLFIKPHDLLAKIRALSETQQGLGNTLGGGQHAGQVRFAEYLVQLLAEWTEIFPYDFRDERVMQHIRTITQQCCAVNGGLRQNVSAMLHNLLQRLNALELYEKSIENQSSVVDENCTDISEVCPNPAILAQQLTHVELERLSFIGPEEFVQAFAKENPHLETSFKDMKKTQNLEQYVQWFNRLSYFVATQVCKYQKKKMRVRVVEYWIEVGRECFNIGNFNSLMAIIAGLNMSPISRLKKTWSKIHSGKFAILEHQMDPSSNFSSYRSTLKAAMWRSAGAVDQRQRIVIPFFSLLVKDLYFLNQGCSNKLPNGHINFEKFWQLAKQVTEFMAWKQVTCPFEKDAKIIFLLQHGPILNENALALASFECEPPENNQEKERCKNLKTEGTSN from the exons ATGGACGATCCTGAGATTCAAGAAACGGTGGAGTCCATACTTGGCAAAGGGGCTAAAGTGCTGGACTGCGAGAAAAAGTCATCGATTAAAGAGGAAGAGGTGCTTTACATCAACGGGATACCGGTCACTTTGGAAGGCAGGGATGGCTTGGCTATTAAACAGGCATTGGTCACCGGCCAAGTGCCTCCCTGTGATTTACTCAACACATTGTTGATAAAAACAG GTATCCTCAAAGCCCCGGTGAAGTTGGACACATCACTCAGCGTTAAGTCCACAACCGTAACCAAAGAAGAAGTTACGGTATCCCGTGCGGGCAAGGTCGTGGACGAACGCAGCCGCGAGACCAAGGAGCAAAACTTCTACACCAGCGCCATCACCGAAGTTTTCGAACCGATAAAAATCATACCGACCGCCGAGCTGGTGAACGGCCAATATGCGAACGTCAAGTACGAGAACGGCTCGGGGAAGTACTACGACAACAACGGCTACGAAACGGGAAGTGACGATCGGAAGTTCGGCTCGTGCTCGAGCGCCTCGAGCTACGAGTCGGACGTGCCGGCCTACAAGCCAAAACCATGTTTGAGCAAGGACTCGGGTCATTTGAGCAATTCGATGTCGACCACAAAGGCGGACTTCACTCCGAGTTCCATTGACTCGCTGAGTTCCTTAGATGAGACTGACTATGTGGGCGATCAGTTCAGGAAGTGGTCGCCCTACAACGGTAACGGATACTCCAAAGAGTATTTGACG ccgACGATATTTGGGACTGTTGCTTCCGACCTCACACCGAAAGACTGTTCAAATCGAAGA AGCTTACCACAAACgccacaaacaaaaaatttctcaaaaattttCAACGGAGAGTCAAACCAAGAGAGTTCCGGTGACCCAGGATCCCAACAGGATAAC GCCCTGGTTTACAGGGATGGCAACCTGCTTTCCGGTCCATTAGAGGCTCTCATCCAGCACATGGTACCAACAGACGTGTATTATCCAGACAGAACCTATTTATTCGCCTTTCTTCTGTCTTCAAGACTATTCATCAAACCGCACGATTTGTTAGCAAAAATAAGGGCGTTGAGTGAGACCCAACAAGGATTGGGAAATACTCTAGGGGGTGGCCAGCATGCCGGTCAGGTTCGGTTTGCGGAATATTTGGTACAGTTGTTGGCTGAATGGACAGAGATTTTTCCCTACGATTTTAG GGACGAACGAGTAATGCAACATATCCGTACCATAACGCAGCAATGCTGCGCAGTAAACGGTGGCCTGCGCCAAAACGTCTCGGCCATGCTCCATAACCTGCTCCAACGCCTCAACGCTCTCGAACTGTACGAGAAGTCTATCGAAAACCAGTCGTCGGTCGTTGATGAGAACTGCACAGACATTTCGGAGGTATGCCCCAATCCAGCGATTCTCGCGCAGCAGCTCACGCACGTAGAACTCGAACGGTTGTCGTTCATCGGGCCGGAAGAGTTCGTGCAGGCTTTTGCTAAGGAGAATCCGCACTTGGAGACGTCGTTCAAGGATATGAAAAAGACCCAAAATTTGGAACAGTACGTCCAGTGGTTTAATAGACTGAGCTACTTTGTAGCAACCCAAGTTTGTAAA TATCAAAAGAAAAAGATGCGCGTCCGTGTGGTAGAATATTGGATAGAAGTAGGACGGGAGTGCTTCAATATTGGTAACTTTAACAGCCTAATGGCGATTATAGCTGGACTAAATATGTCGCCTATTTCCAGACTGAAGAAAACG TGGAGCAAAATCCATTCAGGCAAGTTTGCTATTCTGGAGCATCAGATGGATCCCAGCAGTAATTTTAGCAGCTACAGGAGTACTTTGAAGGCGGCGATGTGGCGCAGTGCTGGAGCTGTAGACCAGCGGCAGAGAATTGTTATTCCTTTCTTCAGTTTGCTGGTGAAGGATCTGTATTTCCTTAATCAGGGTTGTTCAAACaa gtTGCCAAATGGTCACATAAACTTTGAGAAGTTTTGGCAATTGGCGAAACAGGTAACAGAGTTTATGGCTTGGAAACAAGTGACGTGTCCATTTGAAAAGGACgcaaagataatatttttgcttCAACATGGACCAATCTTGAATGAAAATGCTTTGGCTCTCGCGAGTTTTGAATGCGAACCGCCTGAGAACAACCAAGAGAAGGAGCGTTGTAAGAATCTCAAAACTGAAGGCACCTCCAATTAA